The Streptomyces spororaveus genome includes a region encoding these proteins:
- a CDS encoding DUF5107 domain-containing protein, producing the protein MATTVRRAVLTLPAAPLGSDNPLPALRAPDDAHTLDERAREGMPRDMARQIGYEPLRSLLPVRIRDGYGRERAEREFESIVIENDHLRVTVLPGLGGRVHSLVHLPSGRELLYRNPVFQPANFALNGAWFSGGIEWNTGATGHTALSCAPLHAALVPAPDGGTMVRLWEWERLRDLPFQVDLWLPEDSEFLYVGVRVRNPHERPAPVYWWSNIAVPEDAGTRVLAPADEAWHFGYERALRRVPVPEWEGADRTYPLRGTYPADFFYEVRYGTRPWIASLDAAGHGLVQTSTARLRGRKLFVWGAGGGGRRWQEWLTEPGTGGYAEIQAGLARTQLEHVRLEGGAEFSWLEAYGPLSAEPEQVHGADWAAARGAAGAALEAALPRERVDAAYEAWRGHADTAPGERLARGSGWGALEVLCGGFELPGTPFGEDTLGEEQEPWLQLWRTGVLPAPRRVVPPGPSLVAAHWRDMLETAPADPLTEYHLGVAQWHAGDTAQAVRSWERGLALAPSRWPLLRCLAVADALAGDSARAADGFEAAFEDLAGESRGGEPWTAAESALGQEAMAALLAAGRLPQARAVWDRLRPALREQGRFRLLAARLLAAEGHVRAARRVFEDGFELPDLREGEETLAEVWATLTDCPLPARYDFRMRPPTS; encoded by the coding sequence ATGGCCACCACCGTCCGACGCGCCGTACTGACCCTCCCCGCAGCCCCGCTGGGCTCGGACAACCCGCTGCCCGCCCTGCGCGCGCCCGATGACGCGCACACCCTGGACGAGCGTGCGCGCGAGGGGATGCCGCGCGACATGGCACGGCAGATCGGCTACGAACCCCTGCGCTCCCTCCTGCCCGTACGGATCCGGGACGGGTACGGACGGGAGCGCGCGGAGCGGGAGTTCGAGTCGATCGTCATCGAGAACGACCACCTGCGGGTCACCGTCCTGCCGGGCCTGGGCGGGCGGGTCCACTCCCTCGTGCACCTGCCGTCCGGGCGTGAACTCCTCTACCGCAACCCGGTGTTCCAGCCCGCCAACTTCGCGCTCAACGGCGCCTGGTTCTCCGGCGGCATCGAGTGGAACACCGGCGCGACCGGGCACACCGCCCTGTCCTGCGCCCCGCTGCACGCGGCCCTCGTCCCGGCGCCGGACGGGGGCACGATGGTCCGGCTGTGGGAGTGGGAGCGCCTGCGCGACCTGCCCTTCCAGGTGGACCTGTGGCTGCCGGAGGACTCGGAGTTCCTCTACGTCGGCGTCCGCGTGCGCAACCCGCACGAGCGGCCCGCCCCCGTGTACTGGTGGTCCAACATCGCCGTCCCGGAGGACGCAGGCACCCGGGTGCTCGCTCCGGCCGACGAGGCCTGGCACTTCGGCTACGAGCGCGCGCTGCGCCGGGTCCCCGTACCGGAGTGGGAGGGCGCGGACCGCACGTACCCGCTGCGCGGCACGTACCCGGCCGACTTCTTCTACGAGGTCCGGTACGGGACCCGGCCCTGGATCGCCTCCCTGGACGCCGCCGGGCACGGGCTCGTGCAGACCTCCACCGCGCGGCTGCGCGGACGCAAGCTGTTCGTGTGGGGCGCGGGCGGTGGCGGCCGGCGCTGGCAGGAGTGGCTGACCGAGCCGGGCACGGGCGGCTACGCGGAGATCCAGGCCGGGCTGGCCCGGACCCAGCTGGAGCACGTACGGCTGGAGGGAGGGGCCGAGTTCAGCTGGCTGGAGGCGTACGGCCCGCTGTCGGCGGAGCCGGAGCAGGTGCACGGCGCGGACTGGGCGGCGGCCCGCGGTGCGGCCGGAGCCGCGCTGGAGGCCGCACTGCCGCGGGAGCGGGTGGACGCGGCGTACGAGGCGTGGCGCGGCCACGCCGACACCGCGCCGGGGGAGCGGCTGGCGCGGGGCTCGGGCTGGGGCGCGCTGGAGGTGCTGTGCGGGGGCTTCGAGCTGCCGGGCACCCCCTTCGGGGAGGACACGCTCGGGGAGGAGCAGGAACCGTGGCTGCAGCTCTGGCGCACGGGCGTCCTGCCCGCCCCGCGACGGGTGGTCCCGCCGGGGCCGAGCCTGGTCGCCGCGCACTGGCGGGACATGCTGGAGACGGCCCCTGCGGACCCGCTGACGGAGTACCACCTGGGCGTGGCCCAGTGGCACGCCGGGGACACGGCCCAGGCGGTGCGCAGCTGGGAGCGGGGGCTGGCGCTGGCCCCCTCGCGGTGGCCGTTGCTGCGCTGCCTTGCGGTGGCGGACGCCCTGGCCGGGGACTCGGCGCGGGCGGCCGACGGATTCGAGGCGGCCTTCGAGGACCTGGCCGGGGAGAGCCGCGGCGGCGAGCCGTGGACGGCCGCGGAGTCGGCGCTGGGCCAGGAGGCGATGGCCGCCCTCCTCGCGGCGGGCCGGCTGCCGCAGGCCCGCGCGGTCTGGGACCGGCTGCGGCCCGCCCTGCGGGAACAGGGCCGCTTCCGGTTGCTCGCGGCCCGGCTGCTCGCGGCGGAGGGCCATGTGCGGGCGGCGCGCCGGGTCTTCGAGGACGGGTTCGAACTCCCGGACCTGCGGGAGGGTGAGGAGACCCTCGCCGAGGTCTGGGCCACCCTCACCGACTGCCCGCTGCCGGCGCGCTACGACTTCCGGATGCGGCCGCCTACTTCTTGA
- a CDS encoding aminotransferase class I/II-fold pyridoxal phosphate-dependent enzyme encodes MQRTAAEGRGPVRYGPPAPQPGLPVLPELLSVLAAAAGRAAPEPPGGGEAVREAACRHWERRGLATSPENVAAGPGAPALLLALLGAYGGDVMLPRPCPAWWTPQVRLLGRRAYHVPTPAECGGVPDPYALLETVRRVRAEGGDPRVLLLSVADDPTATVPPPELLREACEAAESAGLFVVSDESWRDTVHRPHDTLVLSPAEMLPEQAAVLVDLSGALLPAGWPAAVVRFPGTPRGTWLRARTLDVLTATGAMVAGPVAGAAAHALDEPDAVAGRAYAAATLHGVVAAAAHRRLLAAGALARPPRAGRHLYADLTPLRAGLARHGVGDAMELEDWLGGRLGAPTPGGQRFADELGSLRVRLSTGPLLGATPQERLAALTARDPLALPHVRDSLELLGSVLAGLA; translated from the coding sequence ATGCAGCGCACGGCCGCGGAGGGCCGCGGCCCGGTCCGGTACGGCCCACCCGCCCCGCAGCCCGGCCTGCCCGTGCTCCCCGAGCTGCTCTCCGTCCTCGCCGCGGCCGCCGGACGCGCCGCCCCCGAGCCCCCGGGCGGCGGCGAGGCCGTACGGGAGGCCGCCTGCCGGCACTGGGAGCGGCGGGGGCTCGCCACCTCGCCCGAGAACGTGGCCGCGGGTCCCGGAGCCCCCGCCCTGCTCCTGGCCCTGCTCGGCGCATACGGGGGAGACGTGATGCTGCCCCGGCCCTGTCCCGCCTGGTGGACCCCTCAGGTCCGGCTGCTGGGACGTCGGGCCTACCACGTGCCGACCCCGGCCGAGTGCGGCGGAGTACCCGACCCCTACGCGCTGCTGGAGACCGTACGGCGGGTGCGCGCCGAGGGCGGCGACCCGCGCGTGCTCCTGCTGTCGGTCGCCGACGACCCCACCGCGACCGTGCCCCCGCCCGAGCTGCTGCGCGAGGCCTGCGAGGCCGCCGAATCCGCCGGACTGTTCGTCGTCAGCGACGAGAGCTGGCGCGACACCGTCCACCGGCCCCACGACACCCTGGTCCTGAGCCCCGCCGAGATGCTCCCCGAACAGGCGGCCGTCCTCGTCGACCTGTCCGGGGCGCTGCTGCCGGCCGGCTGGCCCGCCGCCGTCGTCCGCTTCCCCGGCACCCCGCGCGGGACCTGGCTGCGCGCCCGTACCCTCGACGTCCTCACCGCCACCGGGGCGATGGTCGCGGGACCCGTCGCGGGTGCCGCCGCGCACGCCCTCGACGAACCCGACGCCGTCGCGGGCCGCGCCTACGCCGCCGCCACCCTGCACGGGGTGGTGGCCGCCGCCGCGCACCGGCGGCTGCTCGCGGCAGGGGCGCTGGCCCGGCCCCCGCGGGCCGGCCGGCACCTGTACGCCGACCTCACCCCGCTGCGCGCCGGACTCGCCCGGCACGGGGTCGGCGACGCCATGGAACTGGAGGACTGGCTCGGCGGCCGGCTCGGCGCACCCACTCCCGGCGGGCAGCGGTTCGCCGACGAACTGGGCTCGCTGCGCGTGCGGTTGTCCACCGGGCCCCTGCTCGGCGCCACCCCGCAGGAGCGGCTGGCCGCGCTCACCGCCCGCGATCCGCTCGCACTGCCGCACGTACGCGACTCCCTGGAACTCCTCGGGTCGGTCCTGGCCGGGCTGGCCTGA
- a CDS encoding SMP-30/gluconolactonase/LRE family protein, producing MTGEARTEAPPAARRWTRRLAAAVALLLLCALPTGAAGATPPGDVRSPAGPPLYVSDYGNNRVVALPADGGDQSTVPFDGLVRPTGMAWDAAGRLYVSDTGNNRVLVLPPDGGEQTVVPAVGLSRPLGLAFDPAGNLYIADSFNDRIVKVPAGGGGQTTVPTTGLLHPWGLAWAPGGGLYVSDFVNDRVVRVAVDGGGQSTVPTTGLSQPTGLVPNAAGDLYVSDSGNNRVVKLAAGGGAQSTVPVTGLSSPLGLALDGSGGLYVADGFNNRVVRVRETGGGQVTLAFTGLNTPTGLAFPPASARPVPGREGEGR from the coding sequence ATGACGGGCGAGGCACGAACCGAGGCACCCCCCGCTGCCCGGCGGTGGACCCGGCGGCTGGCCGCCGCCGTGGCGCTGCTGCTGCTCTGCGCGCTCCCCACGGGAGCGGCGGGCGCCACGCCGCCCGGTGACGTGCGGTCGCCCGCCGGTCCGCCCCTGTACGTGTCCGACTACGGCAACAACCGGGTGGTGGCCCTGCCCGCGGACGGCGGCGACCAGAGCACCGTCCCCTTCGACGGCCTGGTACGGCCGACCGGCATGGCCTGGGACGCCGCGGGCCGCCTCTACGTGTCCGACACCGGCAACAACCGCGTCCTCGTGCTGCCCCCGGACGGCGGGGAGCAGACCGTCGTTCCCGCCGTCGGCCTGTCGCGCCCGCTGGGGCTCGCCTTCGACCCGGCCGGGAACCTCTACATCGCCGACAGCTTCAACGACCGGATCGTGAAGGTGCCGGCCGGCGGCGGGGGACAGACGACCGTCCCCACCACCGGGCTGCTGCACCCCTGGGGGCTGGCCTGGGCGCCCGGCGGGGGCCTGTACGTCTCCGACTTCGTCAACGACCGCGTCGTCAGGGTGGCCGTGGACGGCGGCGGCCAGAGCACCGTGCCCACCACCGGCCTCTCCCAGCCGACCGGGCTGGTCCCGAACGCCGCGGGCGACCTGTACGTCTCCGACAGCGGCAACAACCGTGTGGTGAAACTGGCCGCGGGCGGCGGTGCGCAGAGCACGGTGCCCGTCACCGGCCTCAGTTCCCCGCTGGGCCTCGCGCTCGACGGCTCCGGCGGCCTCTACGTGGCCGACGGATTCAACAACCGCGTGGTGCGGGTCCGCGAGACGGGCGGCGGACAGGTCACGCTCGCCTTCACCGGCCTCAACACGCCGACGGGTCTCGCGTTCCCGCCGGCCTCCGCCCGCCCGGTACCCGGCCGGGAAGGGGAGGGACGGTGA
- a CDS encoding LppU/SCO3897 family protein: MTQPPQPGTNPYAQSGPNGQPGPYGQQPPQGQQPQQWAAAPPAPPTRRGGMGVLKILKIIGAVAVLIAVGVGYFLSQDDADHAKAGDCLKNNGTQISPDLQVVECGGATAEYKVVQVHQDTLDTAKCENVSDIGYQEQTSGGRRSSGKKFVLCIDKIKK, from the coding sequence ATGACGCAGCCGCCGCAGCCAGGCACGAACCCTTACGCCCAGTCCGGCCCCAACGGCCAGCCCGGCCCCTACGGCCAGCAGCCGCCGCAGGGACAGCAGCCCCAGCAGTGGGCCGCCGCGCCGCCGGCGCCGCCGACCCGGCGCGGGGGCATGGGCGTCCTGAAGATCCTCAAGATCATCGGTGCCGTGGCCGTCCTCATCGCCGTCGGCGTGGGCTACTTCCTGAGCCAGGACGACGCCGACCACGCCAAGGCCGGCGACTGCCTGAAGAACAACGGGACCCAGATCTCGCCCGACCTGCAGGTGGTCGAGTGCGGCGGCGCCACCGCCGAGTACAAGGTGGTCCAGGTGCACCAGGACACGCTGGACACCGCCAAGTGCGAGAACGTCTCCGACATCGGCTACCAGGAGCAGACCAGCGGCGGCCGGCGCTCTTCGGGCAAGAAGTTCGTGCTCTGCATCGACAAGATCAAGAAGTAG
- a CDS encoding methyltransferase domain-containing protein gives MNAARESAGDSAAGETAVYTHGHHESVLRSHRWRTAGNSAAYLIGELRPGMRVLDVGCGPGTITADLAELVAPGGHVTAVDAAADVLEQARAHAEERGLGDAVSFAVADVHALDFPDDSFDVVHAHQVLQHVGDPVRALREMRRVCRPGGVVAARDADYAAMTWYPATPGLDDWLSLYRRVARANGGEPDAGRHLRAWARQAGFTDVTSSATAWCFADPEETAWWSALWADRTQASAYATVATRGGHATAADLAAVGAAWHAWGADPDAWFSVLNAEILCRV, from the coding sequence ATGAACGCAGCCAGGGAGTCCGCCGGGGATTCGGCAGCCGGGGAGACCGCCGTCTACACGCACGGCCACCACGAGTCGGTCCTGCGCTCGCACCGCTGGCGCACCGCCGGGAACTCCGCCGCCTACCTGATCGGCGAGCTGCGCCCCGGCATGCGGGTGCTGGACGTCGGCTGCGGCCCGGGCACGATCACCGCGGACCTGGCGGAGCTGGTCGCGCCGGGCGGCCACGTCACCGCCGTCGACGCCGCGGCGGACGTCCTGGAGCAGGCCCGCGCCCACGCCGAAGAGCGCGGTCTGGGCGACGCCGTGTCCTTCGCCGTCGCGGACGTCCACGCGCTGGACTTTCCGGACGACTCCTTCGACGTGGTCCACGCCCACCAGGTGCTGCAGCACGTCGGCGACCCGGTGCGGGCGCTGCGCGAGATGCGGCGGGTGTGCCGGCCGGGCGGGGTCGTGGCCGCGCGCGACGCCGACTACGCGGCGATGACCTGGTACCCGGCCACGCCGGGCCTGGACGACTGGCTGAGCCTGTATCGGCGGGTGGCCCGCGCCAACGGCGGCGAACCGGACGCCGGACGCCACCTGCGGGCCTGGGCCCGGCAGGCCGGTTTCACGGACGTGACCTCCTCGGCGACGGCCTGGTGCTTCGCCGACCCGGAGGAGACCGCCTGGTGGTCGGCCCTGTGGGCGGACCGGACGCAGGCCTCCGCGTACGCGACCGTCGCCACCCGCGGCGGTCACGCGACGGCCGCGGACCTGGCGGCCGTCGGCGCGGCCTGGCACGCCTGGGGCGCGGACCCCGACGCGTGGTTCTCGGTCCTGAACGCCGAGATCCTGTGCCGGGTCTGA
- a CDS encoding DedA family protein, translated as MTWRELAAAAGQVPPESTQQAVGYPALFLLVALGALVPVIPTGAVVSSAAVVAFHHQSSPYGVLLVFAVSALAAFTGDITLYWLGQRGVRSRGGSRWLEALRGRATPERLERARAGLDEHGVLVLVLSRLVPAGRIPVMLACLLAQMPLRRFARGDAPACLAWAATYGLIGILGGTLFAEPWKGVALAVGLALAISAGPSLWRRLRPRP; from the coding sequence GTGACGTGGCGCGAGCTCGCGGCCGCGGCCGGCCAGGTTCCGCCGGAGAGCACCCAGCAGGCGGTGGGGTACCCGGCGCTGTTCCTGCTGGTCGCACTGGGCGCACTGGTACCCGTCATCCCCACGGGTGCGGTGGTGAGTTCGGCGGCGGTGGTGGCCTTCCACCACCAGTCGTCGCCCTACGGGGTGCTGCTGGTGTTCGCGGTGTCGGCGCTGGCGGCGTTCACCGGGGACATCACGCTGTACTGGCTCGGGCAGCGCGGGGTGCGCTCACGGGGCGGGTCGCGCTGGCTGGAGGCGCTGCGCGGCCGGGCCACGCCGGAGCGGCTGGAGCGGGCGCGGGCGGGGCTGGACGAGCACGGGGTACTGGTCCTGGTGCTGTCGCGGCTGGTCCCGGCGGGCCGGATCCCGGTGATGCTGGCCTGCCTCCTGGCCCAGATGCCGTTGCGCCGCTTCGCCCGGGGCGACGCCCCGGCCTGCCTGGCCTGGGCGGCGACGTACGGCCTGATCGGCATCCTGGGCGGCACCCTCTTCGCGGAGCCCTGGAAGGGTGTGGCCCTCGCGGTCGGCCTGGCCCTGGCGATCAGCGCGGGGCCCTCGCTGTGGCGCCGCCTGCGGCCACGGCCCTGA
- a CDS encoding arginase family protein, whose protein sequence is MRTLVLLDAPSNLGLRPPAPGTVPGVYKLAGALREQGLLARLGAVEGGVVVPPRYDRGDWREGDGVFHAEALAAYTVTLADRIERHLRAGEFPVVLGGDCSIQLGAALAMRRLGRYGLAAIDGSADFRHPGNEGVNGPVGAAGGEELALSTGRGQADLADLEGRGPYLRDEDVRLFGLRDGDPDLAELHAAGISVATVGEIRRRGAGPVARAALDGLHPPDTAGFWVHVDADVLDPAVMPAVDSPDPGGLLPDELAELLAVLVGSPRCAGLNVTVYDPDLDPDGRAGALLADLVAGAFA, encoded by the coding sequence ATGCGTACTCTCGTGCTGCTCGACGCCCCCTCCAACCTCGGGCTGCGACCGCCCGCGCCGGGCACCGTGCCGGGGGTCTACAAGCTCGCCGGCGCCCTGCGCGAGCAGGGTCTGCTGGCCCGGCTCGGGGCCGTCGAGGGCGGGGTGGTGGTGCCGCCGCGCTACGACCGCGGTGACTGGCGCGAGGGCGACGGCGTGTTCCACGCCGAGGCCCTCGCCGCGTACACGGTCACCCTCGCCGACCGCATCGAACGGCACCTGCGGGCCGGGGAGTTCCCCGTCGTGCTCGGCGGTGACTGCTCCATCCAGCTCGGCGCGGCCCTTGCCATGCGCCGCCTGGGACGCTACGGCCTGGCCGCGATCGACGGCTCCGCCGACTTCCGCCACCCCGGCAACGAGGGCGTGAACGGCCCCGTCGGCGCCGCCGGCGGCGAGGAGCTGGCTCTGTCGACCGGCCGCGGCCAGGCGGATCTCGCCGACCTGGAGGGGCGCGGCCCCTACCTGCGCGACGAGGACGTACGGCTCTTCGGGCTGCGCGACGGCGACCCGGACCTCGCCGAGCTGCACGCGGCCGGGATCTCCGTCGCCACCGTCGGGGAGATCCGACGGCGTGGCGCCGGACCGGTGGCCCGGGCCGCCCTGGACGGGCTGCACCCGCCGGACACCGCCGGGTTCTGGGTGCACGTGGACGCCGACGTGCTGGACCCGGCCGTCATGCCGGCCGTGGACAGCCCCGACCCCGGAGGTCTGCTCCCCGACGAACTCGCCGAGCTGCTCGCCGTGCTGGTGGGCTCGCCGCGCTGCGCCGGGCTCAACGTCACGGTCTACGACCCGGACCTGGACCCGGACGGGCGTGCGGGCGCCCTCCTCGCCGACCTGGTCGCGGGCGCCTTTGCGTAA
- a CDS encoding MBL fold metallo-hydrolase, which translates to MPVDITWWGHATCTVEDSGVRLLTDPLFARRLAHLRRRRGALPPPEAAAADVVLVSHLHADHLHLPSLARLAPGTRLLVPRGARRAVPGLARVAGLHGLAVTEVVRGEEVPVRDGVRVRAVGARHDGRRLPFGPHLCPALGYVVLGAARTYFAGDTGLFDTMAEETGPVDVALLPVGGWGPYLGPGHLDAGRAARALARLAPAAAVPVHYGTYWPVGMDAVRPHEFHAPGEEFARLARQLAPKVTVRVPRHGERVRLP; encoded by the coding sequence GTGCCGGTGGACATCACCTGGTGGGGTCATGCCACGTGCACCGTCGAGGACTCCGGGGTCCGGCTGCTCACGGACCCGCTGTTCGCCCGGCGGCTCGCGCACCTGCGGCGGCGGCGCGGGGCGCTGCCCCCGCCCGAGGCGGCGGCGGCCGACGTGGTGCTGGTCTCCCACCTGCACGCCGACCACCTGCATCTGCCGTCGCTGGCGCGGCTCGCGCCCGGCACCCGGCTGCTCGTGCCGCGGGGGGCGCGCCGGGCCGTACCGGGGCTTGCGCGGGTCGCCGGGCTGCACGGGCTGGCCGTGACGGAGGTGGTGCGGGGCGAGGAGGTCCCCGTACGGGACGGCGTACGGGTCCGGGCGGTCGGCGCGCGGCACGACGGACGGCGGCTGCCGTTCGGGCCGCACCTGTGCCCGGCGCTGGGGTACGTGGTGCTGGGGGCGGCGCGGACCTACTTCGCCGGGGACACCGGGCTGTTCGACACCATGGCCGAGGAGACCGGACCGGTGGACGTGGCCCTGCTGCCGGTGGGCGGCTGGGGGCCGTACCTCGGCCCCGGGCACCTGGACGCGGGGCGGGCGGCGCGGGCGCTGGCCCGGCTGGCGCCCGCGGCGGCGGTCCCGGTGCACTACGGGACGTACTGGCCCGTCGGGATGGACGCGGTACGGCCGCACGAATTCCACGCGCCCGGCGAGGAGTTCGCGCGGCTGGCGCGGCAGCTGGCGCCGAAGGTGACCGTACGGGTGCCGCGGCACGGCGAGCGGGTGCGGCTGCCGTGA
- a CDS encoding TIGR03086 family metal-binding protein codes for MTDTLLERHAEALRLFGERVRDVRGDQWGEPTPCTEWNVRELVNHVTAEQLWIPPLVTEGRTVEELAGRFSGDVLGDDPVAAWDRASAAAHAAFAASGALDRTVRLSYGPALGSAYCSELTADCVVHVWDLARGIGAGDRLPDTLVEFSIKEIMPYADALSASGEYAEPVEVPAGADAQTRLLAMVGRAG; via the coding sequence ATGACGGACACGCTGCTCGAACGGCATGCCGAGGCGCTGAGGCTCTTCGGTGAGCGGGTGCGTGACGTCCGCGGCGACCAGTGGGGAGAGCCGACCCCGTGCACGGAATGGAACGTGCGGGAGCTGGTCAACCACGTCACCGCGGAGCAGCTCTGGATCCCGCCGCTGGTCACCGAGGGCCGGACCGTCGAGGAGCTGGCGGGCCGGTTCTCCGGTGACGTACTGGGTGACGACCCGGTCGCGGCCTGGGACCGGGCCTCGGCCGCCGCGCACGCGGCCTTCGCCGCGTCCGGCGCGCTGGACCGGACCGTGCGCCTCTCGTACGGGCCCGCGCTCGGATCGGCGTACTGCTCGGAGCTGACCGCCGACTGCGTCGTGCATGTCTGGGACCTGGCCCGGGGCATCGGCGCGGGGGACCGGCTGCCCGACACCCTGGTCGAGTTCTCGATCAAGGAGATCATGCCGTACGCCGACGCGCTCTCGGCCAGCGGTGAGTACGCCGAGCCGGTGGAGGTCCCGGCGGGCGCGGACGCGCAGACCAGGCTCCTCGCGATGGTGGGGCGCGCGGGCTGA